The following proteins are encoded in a genomic region of Triticum dicoccoides isolate Atlit2015 ecotype Zavitan chromosome 1B, WEW_v2.0, whole genome shotgun sequence:
- the LOC119350422 gene encoding MADS-box transcription factor 56-like — MAATTTQPQPPPVFRHHFLQLRVPGHPSLRENHRTYLPICAQVSSTDASAAASRRPTSIPRPIACSSLQKSIDCYKAYTKDNNVNNKTVQPDIQQVKADTVSLAKKLEALEVSKLKILGENLGGCSAEELNCLEVNIEKSLHIIRGKKTQVLEQQIANLKEKERTLLKDNEDLRGKQRDIEASLVVPALNCVTPLQIRGQLAPEQEPVRSDEDVETELYIGLPGVRCSNWRSGQAK, encoded by the exons ATGGCCGCCACCACGACACAGCCACAGCCGCCTCCCGTTTTCCGCCACCACTTCCTCCAACTTCGAGTTCCTGGCCACCCGTCACTCCGCGAGAACCACCGGACGTACCTACCCATCTGTGCGCAGGTCTCCAGCACCGACGCTTCAGCCGCTGCCTCGCGCCGGCCAACGAGTATCCCCCGCCCCATCGCGTGTTCCTC CTTGCAGAAATCGATTGACTGCTATAAGGCTTATACAAAggataataatgttaataacaagaCAGTACAGCCAGATATACAG CAAGTCAAAGCCGATACTGTAAGCTTGGcaaagaaacttgaagctcttgAAGTTTCGAAGCT AAAGATCTTGGGCGAAAATTTAGGAGGGTGCTCTGCTGAAGAACTGAACTGTCTAGAAGTAAATATTGAGAAGAGTCTCCACATCATCAGAGGAAAGAAG ACCCAGGTGCTCGAACAGCAGATAGCTAACCTGAAAGAGAAG GAGAGGACGCTTCTCAAAGACAACGAAGACTTGCGCGGAAAG CAGCGCGACATTGAGGCGTCGCTGGTGGTTCCTGCCCTGAACTGCGTCACGCCCCTGCAGATACGTGGCCAGCTGGCACCAGAGCAGGAGCCGGTACGGAGCGATGAGGACGTGGAGACGGAGCTCTACATTGGGTTGCCCGGGGTTCGCTGCTCCAACTGGCGGTCAGGTCAAGCCAAATAG